A genomic region of Flavobacteriales bacterium contains the following coding sequences:
- the rplL gene encoding 50S ribosomal protein L7/L12: MADVKALAEQLVNLTVKEVNELAQILKDEYGIEPAAAAVAVAAPGAGGGGAAAEEKTSFDVILKNGGANKLAVVKLVKELSGLGLKEAKDLVDGAPGTLKEGVSKEEAEQLKAKLVEAGAEVEIK; this comes from the coding sequence ATGGCAGACGTTAAAGCTCTCGCTGAACAGTTGGTTAACCTGACTGTAAAAGAAGTAAATGAACTTGCTCAAATCCTTAAGGATGAGTACGGAATCGAACCAGCTGCTGCTGCTGTTGCAGTTGCTGCTCCAGGTGCCGGTGGTGGCGGTGCTGCTGCTGAAGAGAAAACTTCCTTCGATGTAATTCTTAAAAACGGAGGAGCTAATAAACTCGCAGTAGTTAAGCTCGTTAAAGAACTTTCAGGTCTTGGTCTGAAAGAAGCGAAAGACCTCGTTGACGGTGCTCCAGGTACTTTGAAAGAAGGTGTTTCAAAAGAGGAAGCTGAACAACTGAAGGCTAAGCTCGTTGAGGCAGGAGCAGAAGTTGAGATTAAATAA
- a CDS encoding HPF/RaiA family ribosome-associated protein has translation MQVQIHSIHFDADKKLIDFVQQRLDKLTGTYEKITNSEVFLRLDKNKENENKIAEIKILVPGKELFASRQCKSFEEAVDLSVDALKAQIQKYKGKQP, from the coding sequence ATGCAAGTACAAATTCATTCAATTCATTTCGATGCCGATAAAAAACTCATCGATTTTGTTCAACAACGACTTGATAAATTAACAGGTACCTACGAGAAAATCACCAACTCGGAAGTTTTTCTTCGACTGGATAAGAATAAAGAGAATGAAAATAAAATTGCCGAGATCAAAATTCTGGTCCCGGGTAAAGAATTATTTGCAAGCCGGCAATGTAAATCCTTTGAGGAAGCGGTAGACTTATCGGTCGACGCTCTAAAAGCTCAAATTCAAAAATATAAGGGTAAACAACCTTAA
- the secE gene encoding preprotein translocase subunit SecE produces the protein MAGFRAYIEETVNELVNKVSWPTQKELQSSALIVLITSVIFALLVFLMDFIFGIRPGSADGGFAWKGILGFFYDMFN, from the coding sequence GTGGCTGGATTCAGAGCATATATCGAGGAAACGGTAAACGAGCTGGTGAACAAGGTCAGCTGGCCTACTCAGAAAGAACTTCAGAGTAGCGCGCTTATCGTGTTAATCACATCAGTGATTTTTGCGTTACTGGTTTTCCTAATGGATTTCATTTTTGGAATTCGTCCCGGGAGTGCAGATGGCGGCTTTGCGTGGAAGGGTATCCTTGGATTCTTTTACGACATGTTTAATTAA
- the rplK gene encoding 50S ribosomal protein L11, with amino-acid sequence MAKEITGFIKLQVKGGAANPSPPIGPALGSKGVNIMEFCKQFNARTQDKPGKVLPVVITVYNDKSFDFIIKTPPVAVQLIEVSKIKSGSAEPNRKKVGSVSWDQVRKIAEEKMPDLNCFTIESAMSMVAGTARSMGLTVTGDKPF; translated from the coding sequence ATGGCAAAGGAAATAACCGGCTTTATTAAGCTTCAGGTAAAAGGCGGCGCTGCTAACCCATCGCCACCGATTGGTCCTGCACTCGGTTCCAAAGGTGTTAACATCATGGAATTTTGCAAGCAGTTTAATGCGCGCACGCAGGATAAACCAGGCAAAGTATTGCCAGTAGTAATTACTGTATACAATGATAAATCGTTTGATTTTATCATTAAAACTCCACCGGTAGCAGTTCAGCTTATCGAGGTATCTAAAATTAAAAGCGGTTCTGCAGAACCTAACCGTAAAAAAGTTGGTTCAGTATCCTGGGATCAGGTGCGCAAAATTGCAGAAGAAAAAATGCCCGACCTTAACTGTTTCACAATTGAATCAGCGATGAGCATGGTTGCCGGCACCGCACGTAGTATGGGTCTTACTGTAACAGGTGATAAACCCTTCTAA
- a CDS encoding adenine phosphoribosyltransferase, producing the protein MNSIEQRIKSTIRDVKDFPKPGILFKDIMPVLEDPMLSADIVDYLADLFAEKKIDAIIGVESRGFLFGMALAIKMKVPFVSVRKKGKLPYKTISYKYDLEYGSAEVEMHVDSIKPNWNVLIHDDLLATGGTASAAAELVKMQGGNVAGFAFIVELEFLKGRERLQGYSPSIINIVAY; encoded by the coding sequence GTGAATTCTATTGAACAACGTATTAAGTCAACCATTCGCGACGTAAAAGATTTTCCAAAACCCGGAATTCTTTTCAAAGATATTATGCCGGTATTGGAAGATCCGATGCTTTCCGCAGATATCGTGGATTACCTGGCCGACTTATTCGCTGAGAAAAAAATTGATGCAATTATCGGAGTTGAAAGCAGAGGATTTTTATTTGGAATGGCCCTGGCGATTAAAATGAAAGTTCCATTTGTATCTGTCCGTAAAAAAGGAAAGTTGCCCTATAAAACCATCAGCTATAAATATGATCTGGAGTACGGAAGTGCCGAGGTCGAAATGCATGTAGATTCCATTAAACCCAATTGGAATGTGCTTATACACGACGATCTGCTTGCCACCGGAGGAACAGCATCAGCAGCAGCTGAATTGGTGAAAATGCAAGGAGGAAATGTAGCAGGATTTGCATTTATCGTTGAACTCGAATTTTTAAAAGGACGTGAGCGTCTGCAGGGATATTCTCCCTCTATAATAAATATTGTTGCCTATTAA
- a CDS encoding acyl-CoA dehydrogenase encodes MDFKKTENQKMIAQMVRDFAEKEIRPNVMKWDESQEFPRDLFRKAGELGLMGVLVPTEYGGSGFGYFEYITVIEEVAKVCGSVGLSVAAHNSLCTNHILEFGNEEQKKKYLPKLASGEWVGAWGLTEANTGSDAMRMKCVAKEDGDYWVINGTKNWITHGISSEVAVVLVRTGELLDSKGITAFVIERGTPGFSGGKKENKLGMRCSETAELIFDNCRVHKSQILGKVGDGFVQAMKILDGGRISIGALAMGIAKGAYEAAVQYSKERQQFGQPIANFQGIAFKLADMATEITAAEMLLYQAADLKNRKQKVTREGAMAKYYASEVSVRVATEAVQIFGGYGYTKDFPVEKFYRDSKLCTIGEGTSEIQKLVISREILKS; translated from the coding sequence ATGGATTTCAAAAAAACCGAAAACCAGAAAATGATTGCGCAAATGGTGCGCGATTTTGCAGAGAAAGAAATTCGTCCCAATGTAATGAAGTGGGACGAAAGCCAGGAGTTTCCCCGCGACTTGTTTCGCAAGGCTGGCGAATTGGGATTAATGGGTGTTTTAGTTCCAACTGAATATGGCGGTTCCGGATTCGGTTATTTCGAATACATTACTGTTATTGAAGAAGTAGCTAAAGTTTGTGGATCTGTTGGCTTGAGTGTTGCTGCGCACAATTCACTTTGCACCAATCATATTTTGGAGTTTGGTAATGAAGAACAAAAGAAAAAATACCTTCCTAAACTGGCAAGTGGAGAATGGGTTGGTGCATGGGGATTAACAGAGGCCAATACAGGTTCAGATGCAATGCGCATGAAATGTGTTGCAAAAGAAGATGGTGATTACTGGGTAATCAATGGTACAAAAAACTGGATCACTCACGGAATTTCTTCTGAGGTTGCAGTGGTTTTAGTCCGCACAGGTGAATTACTCGATTCAAAAGGAATTACTGCATTTGTTATTGAGCGCGGAACACCGGGTTTTAGTGGAGGTAAAAAAGAAAACAAATTAGGTATGCGTTGTTCCGAAACCGCAGAATTGATTTTCGATAATTGCCGTGTTCATAAAAGTCAGATCCTTGGAAAAGTTGGAGATGGATTTGTTCAGGCGATGAAAATATTGGATGGTGGACGTATCTCCATCGGGGCTTTAGCTATGGGTATTGCAAAGGGCGCTTATGAAGCCGCAGTTCAATATTCAAAGGAGCGCCAGCAGTTTGGTCAGCCAATTGCCAACTTTCAGGGAATTGCCTTTAAACTGGCTGATATGGCTACAGAAATTACAGCAGCTGAAATGTTGTTGTATCAGGCAGCTGATCTTAAAAACCGTAAACAAAAGGTTACCCGCGAAGGGGCCATGGCTAAATATTATGCTTCTGAGGTATCCGTAAGGGTGGCAACTGAGGCTGTACAGATATTCGGAGGCTATGGTTATACCAAAGATTTTCCGGTCGAAAAATTCTATCGCGACTCCAAATTATGCACAATCGGCGAGGGAACCTCTGAAATTCAGAAACTTGTAATTTCCAGGGAAATTTTAAAGAGCTGA
- the rplJ gene encoding 50S ribosomal protein L10, with amino-acid sequence MTRDQKNQAIAELTEMLNASKVIYLADASGMNAEATSKLRRECFKRKVSMQVVKNTLLQKAMERAEGVDYSGLFVALKGNTAVLTAEAGNVPAKLIKEFRKGGDKPVLKGAFVEESVYIGDNQLEALCNIKSRNELIGDIVALLQSPAKNVVSALQSGKHTIAGLVKTLQEKAN; translated from the coding sequence ATGACAAGGGATCAGAAAAATCAAGCAATTGCTGAATTGACCGAAATGCTTAATGCAAGTAAGGTGATTTATTTAGCAGATGCATCAGGAATGAACGCCGAAGCTACGAGCAAGTTACGTCGCGAGTGCTTTAAGCGTAAAGTTTCTATGCAGGTTGTTAAAAACACATTATTGCAAAAAGCGATGGAGCGTGCCGAGGGCGTGGACTATTCAGGTCTTTTTGTAGCACTTAAAGGTAACACTGCAGTTCTTACTGCAGAAGCCGGAAATGTGCCTGCAAAATTGATCAAAGAATTCCGCAAAGGCGGTGATAAGCCCGTTTTAAAAGGAGCATTTGTAGAAGAGTCTGTTTACATTGGCGACAACCAATTAGAGGCTCTTTGCAATATCAAATCGAGAAACGAACTTATCGGCGATATCGTTGCATTGCTTCAGTCGCCTGCGAAAAATGTTGTATCTGCTTTACAAAGCGGAAAACACACAATCGCTGGTTTGGTCAAAACACTGCAAGAAAAAGCAAACTAA
- the tuf gene encoding elongation factor Tu — MAKETFDRSKPHVNIGTIGHVDHGKTTLTAAITQVLANKGLAEKRDFASIDNAPEEKERGITINTSHVEYQTNNRHYAHVDCPGHADYVKNMVTGAAQMDGAILVVAATDGPMPQTREHILLGRQVGVPRLVVFMNKVDMVDDAELLDLVEMEVRELLSFYGYDGDNTPIVRGSALGGLNGDAKWVGTIEALMEAVDTWIEIPPRDIDKPFLMPVEDVFTITGRGTVATGRIETGVINVGDNVEILGMQEEKLTSTITGVEMFRKLLDRGQAGDNVGLLLRGVDKEAIRRGMVIAKPGSITPHTVFKAEVYVLKKEEGGRHTPFQNKYRPQFYFRTTDVTGEIVLPEGREMVMPGDNVTITVNLIVPVAMDKGLRFAIREGGRTVGAGQVIEIVK; from the coding sequence ATGGCAAAAGAAACATTTGATCGTTCCAAGCCCCACGTGAATATCGGGACCATTGGCCACGTAGACCATGGAAAAACAACCTTGACTGCTGCGATTACTCAGGTTCTCGCTAACAAAGGTCTTGCTGAAAAACGTGACTTCGCATCGATCGACAACGCTCCTGAAGAAAAAGAGCGTGGTATCACAATCAACACTTCACACGTTGAGTACCAAACAAACAATCGTCACTACGCACACGTAGACTGTCCAGGTCACGCTGACTATGTGAAAAACATGGTAACAGGAGCTGCACAGATGGACGGAGCTATTCTTGTAGTAGCTGCTACGGATGGTCCAATGCCACAAACTCGTGAGCACATCCTTCTTGGTCGTCAGGTAGGTGTTCCTCGTCTGGTTGTGTTCATGAACAAAGTGGACATGGTTGACGATGCAGAACTTCTTGACCTCGTTGAGATGGAAGTACGCGAACTTCTTTCATTCTATGGTTACGATGGTGACAACACTCCAATCGTTCGTGGATCTGCTCTTGGTGGATTAAACGGAGATGCTAAATGGGTTGGTACTATTGAAGCTCTTATGGAGGCAGTAGATACTTGGATCGAAATTCCACCACGCGATATCGATAAGCCATTCCTTATGCCTGTTGAAGACGTATTCACTATCACTGGTCGTGGTACTGTTGCAACTGGTCGTATCGAAACAGGAGTTATCAATGTTGGTGATAACGTTGAGATCTTAGGTATGCAAGAAGAAAAACTTACTTCAACCATCACAGGTGTTGAAATGTTCCGTAAGCTCCTCGACCGTGGTCAGGCAGGTGACAACGTAGGTCTTCTTCTTCGTGGTGTTGACAAAGAAGCTATCCGTCGCGGAATGGTAATCGCTAAGCCAGGGTCAATCACCCCACACACTGTGTTCAAGGCTGAGGTTTACGTTCTGAAAAAAGAAGAAGGTGGACGTCACACTCCATTCCAAAATAAATACCGTCCTCAGTTCTATTTCCGTACAACTGACGTTACTGGAGAAATCGTTCTTCCAGAAGGTCGTGAAATGGTAATGCCTGGTGACAACGTAACTATCACTGTAAATCTGATCGTACCTGTTGCAATGGATAAAGGTCTTCGTTTCGCTATCCGCGAAGGTGGACGTACCGTTGGAGCTGGTCAGGTTATCGAGATCGTTAAGTAA
- the rpsU gene encoding 30S ribosomal protein S21: MLIIPVKEGESIEKALKKYKKKYEKVGIVKQLRERQSFTKPSINRRQEIIRAKYRLQMQLTEQ; the protein is encoded by the coding sequence ATGTTAATCATTCCAGTAAAAGAAGGCGAGTCAATTGAAAAGGCTCTTAAGAAGTACAAGAAGAAATACGAAAAAGTTGGTATCGTAAAACAATTACGTGAACGCCAATCTTTCACTAAACCTTCTATCAATCGTCGCCAGGAAATTATCCGTGCGAAGTACCGCCTTCAAATGCAGCTTACTGAGCAGTAA
- a CDS encoding helix-hairpin-helix domain-containing protein: protein MKSIWDDIFFIPERERKGILALLIILILSYTFYSFRQRIFSDPEIQNTEEIKALNEWSASFTAFNEPSEDSVLHSNSPTYTFIENKKQFHDGDILPEKLNPNTASYQQLIRKGFPAHTAASILSYRKKGGVFRFADDLKKSPGINDSIFQLLLPSIDLPRKSPLTGDKKSESPIPTALIDLNSTDTTTLIALPCIGSKLASRIIQYRDRLGGFHSVSQLQEIYGLSPDCFKVLESRTTIIRPWNRISLNTCSVEDLKKIPYIKYQVALAIISYREKHGPYSTVEDIRKTDLVNDELYLKIAPYFSVQ, encoded by the coding sequence TTGAAGTCAATTTGGGATGATATTTTTTTCATTCCCGAAAGGGAGAGAAAAGGTATCCTCGCCTTATTAATTATCCTGATCCTCTCATATACGTTTTATTCGTTTCGTCAACGGATATTTTCGGATCCTGAAATTCAAAACACTGAAGAAATTAAGGCACTCAATGAATGGAGTGCTTCTTTTACAGCCTTCAACGAACCATCAGAGGATTCAGTTTTACATTCTAATTCTCCCACCTATACTTTTATTGAGAACAAAAAACAATTTCACGATGGTGATATTCTTCCCGAAAAATTAAATCCTAATACGGCATCTTATCAACAATTAATCAGGAAAGGATTTCCGGCTCATACTGCCGCCTCTATATTGAGCTATAGAAAAAAAGGTGGAGTATTTAGATTTGCCGACGACCTGAAAAAAAGTCCGGGAATCAACGATTCAATTTTTCAATTATTACTCCCTTCCATCGATCTTCCCCGGAAGTCACCTTTAACAGGTGATAAAAAATCAGAATCACCAATACCGACTGCCTTAATTGATCTTAACTCCACCGATACCACCACACTTATTGCATTGCCTTGTATTGGATCTAAATTGGCTTCAAGAATTATTCAATACCGTGATCGCCTGGGTGGATTTCACTCGGTGAGCCAATTACAGGAGATTTACGGACTAAGTCCTGATTGCTTTAAGGTCCTGGAATCGAGAACAACAATCATCCGGCCATGGAATCGTATTTCATTGAATACCTGTTCGGTGGAGGACCTTAAAAAAATACCTTACATCAAATATCAGGTGGCCTTGGCAATTATTAGTTATCGCGAAAAACATGGTCCCTATTCAACAGTTGAGGATATCCGGAAAACCGATTTGGTGAATGATGAATTATACCTTAAAATTGCACCCTATTTTTCAGTGCAGTGA
- a CDS encoding tyrosine-type recombinase/integrase — protein MDDISKYHSYLENEKRFSLHTVRAYTDDLSAFRNFCIQEFEVQQLAEADHSIIRTWVVSLMEKGNDPKTVRRKLSCLNSFYRFLMKCGEIRSNPVRKVIAPKTKKRLPVFVEESKMEKLFSDEIFPQDLFGIRDKTMLELFYATGIRRSELIGLKLSDVSNDRIKVLGKRNKQRIIPLTHEIRLQIDRYIKIRTELLGESDSDHLLLDNKGNKLSPQFVYRKVNEYLSKVTSLEKKSPHVIRHTFATHLLNNGADLNAIKELLGHSSLAATQVYTHNTIEKLKNIYHQSHPLAG, from the coding sequence TTGGACGACATCTCAAAATACCACTCTTACCTCGAAAACGAAAAACGATTTTCGCTGCACACCGTAAGGGCTTATACGGATGATTTATCTGCGTTCAGAAATTTTTGCATTCAGGAATTCGAAGTTCAGCAACTTGCCGAGGCAGATCATTCCATCATCCGGACCTGGGTGGTTTCATTAATGGAAAAAGGGAATGATCCAAAAACAGTACGTCGGAAATTGAGTTGCCTCAATTCATTCTACCGATTCCTGATGAAATGCGGAGAAATCCGGTCTAATCCCGTTCGAAAAGTAATCGCTCCTAAAACCAAAAAGCGGCTTCCTGTATTTGTGGAGGAGTCAAAAATGGAGAAATTATTTTCCGACGAAATTTTTCCGCAGGATCTATTCGGCATCAGAGATAAAACAATGCTGGAATTATTTTACGCCACCGGTATTCGTCGTTCCGAATTGATTGGTTTAAAATTGTCTGATGTTTCCAACGACAGAATTAAAGTTTTAGGTAAACGTAATAAACAGCGCATCATCCCGCTCACCCACGAAATCAGACTACAAATTGATCGTTATATCAAAATACGAACAGAGCTTTTGGGCGAAAGTGATTCAGATCATTTATTATTAGATAACAAAGGCAATAAATTGTCGCCTCAATTTGTATATAGAAAAGTGAATGAGTACCTTTCTAAAGTAACAAGTCTGGAAAAGAAAAGTCCACATGTAATCCGGCATACCTTTGCTACTCATTTATTAAATAATGGAGCAGATTTAAACGCCATAAAAGAATTACTCGGTCATTCCAGCTTAGCTGCAACTCAGGTATACACGCACAATACCATAGAAAAATTAAAAAACATATATCACCAATCCCACCCCTTAGCGGGGTGA
- the nusG gene encoding transcription termination/antitermination protein NusG encodes MGEISKKWFVVRAVSGKEKKVRDQIELEMSRLGYSDLVPQVLIPTEKIYQIRNGKKVSKERSYLPGYVLIEAALTGEIVHAIKNLTNVIGFLGAEKGGDPVPLRASEVSRILGKYDELSESEEEINIPYIVGETVKVIDGPFNNFTGVIEEINEEKKKLKVMVKIFGRKTPLELNYMQVEKES; translated from the coding sequence ATGGGTGAGATTTCAAAAAAATGGTTTGTAGTTCGTGCTGTTTCCGGCAAGGAAAAGAAAGTGCGTGACCAGATCGAGCTTGAGATGAGCAGATTGGGGTATTCCGATTTGGTTCCTCAGGTGCTTATTCCCACCGAAAAAATCTACCAGATTCGCAACGGTAAGAAGGTAAGCAAAGAACGTTCATATCTTCCGGGGTATGTCTTGATTGAGGCTGCTTTAACCGGCGAAATTGTGCATGCAATAAAGAACCTGACGAATGTTATTGGCTTTCTTGGCGCGGAAAAAGGAGGAGATCCTGTTCCGCTGCGCGCTTCCGAAGTAAGCCGCATTCTTGGTAAATATGATGAGCTCAGTGAGAGCGAAGAAGAAATTAACATCCCTTACATCGTTGGCGAAACTGTTAAAGTAATTGATGGTCCTTTCAACAACTTCACCGGTGTGATTGAAGAGATCAACGAAGAGAAGAAAAAACTGAAAGTGATGGTTAAAATTTTCGGTCGCAAAACACCGCTCGAGTTGAATTATATGCAGGTTGAAAAAGAAAGTTAG
- the rplA gene encoding 50S ribosomal protein L1 — protein MARLTKKQKEVAGKFDENKSYSLVEASKIVKDITTTKFDASVDIAVRLGVDPRKANQMVRGTVSLPHGTGKNVKVLVLCTADKEKEAQDAGADYVGLDEYIEKIKGGWTDVDVIITMPSIMGKVGALGRVLGPRGLMPNPKTGTVTQEIGKAVTDVKAGKIDFKVDKTGIVHASIGKVSFDAQKIADNANELIQTLVKLKPSSAKGQYVKTIFMSSTMSKGVEIDTKTVNI, from the coding sequence ATGGCACGTTTAACAAAAAAACAAAAAGAAGTAGCAGGGAAATTCGATGAGAATAAATCCTATTCCCTCGTAGAAGCTTCTAAGATCGTTAAGGATATTACTACTACAAAATTCGATGCTTCTGTAGACATCGCAGTACGTCTTGGTGTTGATCCGCGTAAAGCGAACCAGATGGTACGTGGTACAGTTTCTCTTCCGCACGGTACAGGTAAGAATGTAAAAGTTCTTGTTCTTTGTACTGCTGATAAAGAAAAAGAAGCTCAAGATGCAGGAGCAGATTATGTAGGTCTCGATGAATACATTGAGAAAATCAAAGGTGGATGGACAGACGTTGATGTTATCATCACTATGCCATCGATCATGGGTAAAGTAGGAGCACTTGGTCGTGTACTCGGTCCACGTGGTCTTATGCCAAATCCTAAAACAGGAACGGTAACCCAGGAAATTGGAAAAGCTGTTACGGATGTAAAGGCTGGTAAGATCGACTTTAAAGTTGACAAGACCGGTATAGTTCATGCTTCCATTGGCAAAGTCTCTTTCGACGCACAGAAGATTGCAGACAATGCAAATGAACTTATCCAGACCCTTGTTAAGCTGAAGCCCTCTTCTGCAAAAGGTCAGTACGTGAAAACTATTTTCATGAGCAGCACCATGAGCAAGGGCGTCGAGATCGATACTAAAACAGTCAATATTTAA